DNA from Brassica napus cultivar Da-Ae chromosome C4, Da-Ae, whole genome shotgun sequence:
GATTTAAACAAAGCCTGTCCTAAGGACAGCTTCCCGTTACCTCATATCGATCGTTTGGTCGAAGCAACGGCTGGACACCAGCTCTTGTCCTTTATGGATGCCTTTTCAGGatataaccagattatgatggaTCCTGAGGATCAAGAGAAAACCGCATTCATAACTGAACGAGGAACCTATTGTTACAAGGTCATGCCGTTTGGTTTGAAAAACGCGGGAGCTACCTATCAAAGgttagtaaataaaatgttcgctggacaactcggaaaaaccatggaagtctacatcgacgacatgttagTCAAATCCTCAAAGGGGGAGGACCACATCTCCCATCTAAGAGAATGTTTCGAAATCCTCAACAAATACGACATGAAGCTAAACCCAGCTAAGTGTACCTTCGGAGTACCTTCCGGCGAATTCCTAGGTTACCTCGTAACCGAAAGAGGCATCGAAGCCAACCCGAAACAAATAGCGACATTCCTGGAAATGCCATCACCTAAAACGACCAGAGAGGTACAAAGATTGACCGGACGGATCGCAGCACTAAATCGATTCATCTCCAGGTCCACCGATAAATGCCTTCCATTCTATAAACTtctgaaaaataataagaagttCTTATGGGATGAAAAGTGCGAAGAAGCCTTCAAACAGCTGAAGGCTTACCTCTCGGAACCTCCGATACTATCCAAACCTGTAGTAGGAGAACCACTGTACCTGTACCTCGCCGTGTCGGCAGCTGCAGTCAGCGGAGtgctagtacgagaggaacaaaACGAACAGAGACCTGTCTATTATACTAGCAAAAGCTTAATAGACGCCGAGACGAGATATCCCACCATGGAAAAACTAGCCCTAGCAGTCGTGACAGCCGCCAGGAAGCTGCGACCTTATTTCCAATCGCACTCGATCATCGTAATGACCTCACAACCATTACGgacgattctgcatagcccTAGCCAATCCGGACGATTAGCAAAATGGGCTATAGAGCTCAGCGAGTACGACATCGAGTACAGACCCCGAGCAGCAGCAAAAGCTCAGGTCCTCGCCGATTTCGTTATTGAGCTAGCATCCGGACATCTAGACCAGGAAACAGAGGCTCCGAAATGGAGCCTATACGTGGACGGAGCCTCGTCAAGGCAAGGCTCCGGTGTCGGTTTAAGACTAACCTCCTCAGCCGGAGAAACCATCGAACAATCCTATAGACTTGGATTTAACGCTTCCAACAACGAGGCCGAGTACGAAGCACTAATCGCTGGATTAAAGCTCGCCCTGAGCCTCGGAATTCGGGAGCTAAACGCCTACAGCGACTCGCAGCTGGTAGCTAGCCAGTTTCACGGGGAATACGAAACAAGGGACGAAAGAATGGGGGCATACCTCGAGGTCGTCCTAAACCTCACAAAGCAGTTTGACAAGTTCGAGCTAACGAGGATCCCACGAGGGGAGAACTCCTCAGCAGACGCGCTCGCCGCATTAGCTTCCACATCCGACCCTCTCGTAAAACGAATTATACCCGTGGAAGGAATCGAGAAGCCAAGTATCGACATAGCTACCAAGGCTGAGATGGATAGCAAAccaaaggaaaaaatagaggatAACAGCCTCCCGACGGTAGCTACCCAAGTTTTCACGACATTCTGGTTCCCGAAAACTAGAACACGCAGCTTCAGAAAGCACACCTCCAGGAAAGCAACCCAGAACCCGGAAAACAACGACAAAAGTGAAGGTACTCACCGAAGTTCAGACTCCCTAGAGCCTAACTCTACGAGTACCTCCGGGGGCACCATCCAGACCTCGGAGCCACTTGTCTATAAAGTCCAAACAAGAAGCCGCACCGCTCTTAAAAACGCATCTAGGAACGCTACACAAACCACAGGGGATAACGAGGAAATTGGAGATATTCCTCAGAACCCAGAACCTACTCCAACAAATATCTCCGGGGGCACCACGGCACCAGGTCCCGAACAGGAATCTCCCTCCtctcttcacaacaaagttgtaGGAAGAGAAGACTGGAGAATACCGATCATGGATTACATCCTAGAGGGAAAAATTCCACCCAACAAGTGGGAGGCTCGAAAACTCAAAGCTTTAGCAGCAAGATACTGTATAATCGAGTCAGCCCTCCACAAACGAAGTGTCTCCGGACCTTACCTAAAATGCGTTCACGGCCTAGTAGCTATGAAACTCATGAAGGAAATGCACGACGGTTCCTGTGGAAACCATTCCGGAGGCAGAGCCTTAGCCATCCGAATAAAAAGGCAAGGCTACTTCTGGCCTACCATTATCGCAGATTGTGAGGTCTACTCCTCATCGTGCgacaaatgccaaaggcatgcaccGATCATACACCAACCAGCGGAAAAGCTGTCTAACATATCAGCTCCCTACCCATTCATGAGGTGGTCTATGGACATTATAGGTCCATTAGTACCTTCAGGGAAAGGAAAGAAGTTACTAAACCTCCTGGTCCTAACCGACTACTTCACGAAATGGATTGAAGCTGAAGCTTTCCAACAAATAAACAGATTCGAGGTCGAAGGATTTGTTTGGAAAAACATCGTATGCAGGCATGGCGTCccatacgaaatcgtaaccgacaaTGGAGGACAGTTCATATCCCACGACTTCAAAAGTTTCTGCGATAAATGGAACATCCGCCTCACCTTCTCATCACCTCGGCGACCTCAAGGGAACGGACAGGCGGAGGCTGCCAACAAATCAGTTTTAGCAAACCTCAAGAAACGCCTAGGAGCCCAAAAGGAGCTTTGGTCGGAAAAACTACCCGAAGTACTATGGGCCTGCCGAACCACCCCACGAAAAGCTACAGAGGAAACTCCCTTCTCCTTAGCTTATGGGATGGAGGCTGTCGTCCCAGCAGAAACCACCGCAGGTAGCCTCAGACGGGAGCTCTGCACCTCAAATCCCGCAGCTAATAACCAGCTCCTGATGGATAGCCTCGACTTGATCGAGGAAAGACGAGACCAAGCCTTGCTTCGCATTCAAAATTATCAGCAAGCAATGGCACGACACTACAATTCCAAAGTAAGGCCCCGACAGTTCGCCGTAGGGGACCTAGTGCTTAGGAAAGTGTTCGAAGGAACAAAGGAACCGGGAGCTGGAAAGTTAGGaaccaactgggaaggaccctaccgAATTATCCACATAGTACGACCCGGAGTTTACAAACTCCAGAAGGTACGAACCGGGGTACCTGAAATCCGATCGTGGAATGCCACGAACCTCAAAAGATACTATCATTAGGTACCTAAAACCCCTgaactacgtttggcttgatcccttgactgggtacgtaggcagctccgTCATGAGTGCAGCCCCAACCTCTTCTCACCAACCTCCTCACCTAAGCCAAAGGGGCAGGTGTTACCAAGAACACTTAGCCTAAAAATAGTTACTGTGTAAATAATCCGAATCATGTATTCTCTGATATCTGATATTAATAAAACGATTGATTCAGTTTCATAAACATCAAAGGTCTTAAAACCCTCCAAGAAAATTTAGGTCCCCCTAAATCGGGACCTAAGCTCAACAATCTCGAATACATTCAGGTCCCTGAAAACCTGAAcctaaggtcttaaaatccttaatacacccagaggtcttaaaatccttaacataaactaaggtcttaaaatccttaacaatcagcaaggtcttaaaatccttaacaatcagcaaggtcttaaaatcctaaacaatcagcaaggtcctaaaatccttaacaatcaaccaggtcctaaaatcctaatcaaaaccaGAAGGTCTTGAAACCCTTATCAAAATCGAAAAGTCTTAAAATCCTAAAGAATCAGGAAAATCCCGAAATTCCTCAATTCCATCCGTTAAACTTCAAAGGCCTCGAAGTCCTTCGAATTAACTCAGGTCCCTATGAATCTAAATAAAGGTTCCTACGAACCTGAACAACCAGGTCCCAGAACCTTACGAATCGGACTCAGGTCCCCGAGCTAAAATCAAGAACTCCTCTTTAAGGTTATCACGACCGAATATCCATTAAGCTAAATGCttatcataaataaagactaaaGGTCCTAATCCGACTCAACGATGACGGCACACAACTCATCTGAGATTCGCAATCACTATGATTAAATGAAACGAGGTTAagttcaaaaacttaaaacagaaaaataGCCACGATTTAAACATAAGAAAGGGTTTAAAAACCTCCCCAGGCTATTGAAATCCAGCAAgcgttaaggtttaaaggcctCCTCAGGCACTAAGTCACAAAACATAACGAAACAAAGCCCTTAGGCCGAAGtcttaaaaacacaaaacataaagtTAAAAGAGCCGTAGCTCtcaatcttccttctcttcctgAATCGGATCACCAGCACCGGCAGGAACTCCCTCATCGACCACATTGCCGTCACCTCCTATTGCTGCCTCGACTGGAGCTAAGTCAGGAGCCATCAAACCCAAATTAGAGCCATACTCCCCAGAAAAggatggattaaacatgttaATCTCGAAAGTACCTGAACTCTCCGAGATCTGGGGAAGAGGAAGCTTGCTGACCGAGAAGTCAGAGACTTGAGCCTTCTCATACGCAGTTGTCGCTTCTGGTAATAAGGCCACCAATTGGTTGTACTCCTCTTCAACGCTTTGGATCTTGTTGTTCAGCATATCCTTCAAGAGGTCGGCATTAGCTTGGAGCTCCTGAGCGTACACCAAAGCGTCGACCTCATCTTTCTTCCTAGCAAACTTCTCCTTAACACAGACCAGGATCTTGCCGTAAGCTTCGGCGACTTCTTTCTTCCCTTCCCTGACAGCCAGCTTGACTTCAGCTTCCTTGTTCTTCTGGCTATCCCGGGATGAGGCAATGAGTTCACGTACTTGATGCTCAGCTATCTTTCGAGCAGCCTCTAAATCATTGATCCTCCTGCTCTTCACCTGGATATCGAGCTTTTGACTCTCGATCTCTCCTTGCTGAGCATCGGCCTTCGAGCCTAGCCTCGTCACTTCGGCTTCGAGTTCAGAAATTCGAACCCGGGCTTGGTCAAGATCGGTTTTGGCTGCCTTAACCATCTCGGTAACCTCAGCAAGTTCACCAGCATTGGGGGCAGCACACAGAGCATTCTCAAACCTGAGCTGGGCCCTGTTAACAGCCCCAGCCAACTGCAATAAatccaaagaaaatatatatatatatcatcgtctCCAAAGAGAGAGAAGTTACCTTGAAAACCGAACGGAGGCGTGGAGAAAGTGGAAGGCTAGCAGTTAATGTTCACCGCTTTATATCCCATCACCTCTCGAGATTCGGAAAAGTCATTTCAAACCCTCTCCATCTGAACCATAGATTCTGCCAAACGTAATAAAGACCGTTAGATCGAGTAAGCTGAATCTAAATAGGATAAGAACTAATCATTATCTTAACGAAAAGATAAGATCGATAGCTAGATTCTAGCTTCCGAGACAAAGGATTTTATTCGGAAGCTGGGGGCAACTGTTGGACCCGAATATGACCCTCAGGTGAGGTACCGATAAGCGTGAGCTAGCATGTGGGTTGCGATAAGCCCATCATAACAAAGGGAGCTGAAAGCCGAGCTGACGACTGGACCTGGGAGACATCATAGCAGAGGTCACGACAGAAAGTGAGCTAACACCTTAAGGGACTCGGTCAAGAGGAGCCTAAAGCGAGCTCCGTAATTGAAGCCAAAGATCTAGGAGAACAGTTGAAGGGTTGCCAACGAAACCTAGACTATATAAAGAcggagaagataaaagacaagCCATCTCTTTCCATATATCAACTTTTGTACTAGATTAAAAGCATTACGTATTCTTTAATCATCACAAGATATATTCCTGtgtattcatcatctttcaactcatcaataaaatcatattcattcttcaagtttatttacgggattcagcccacgattctcattcatctctcttgacctaacctaaatctaagaagtgaaaccttgtctctcacactttctacaatcaatttcacaaaacaaatatgatatgACTACTGAAATTAATGACATGTATTatagcttaatatgacatggacaattgcatttaatgttaatttatatttttggtaaactttttaaaatatggtaataacacatatattacatttaatctcaatttatatttttgaaattttttttagaatatgagaataactcataagttatcattaaaataaatatattcaaatatgacattataaatttcgaaatataatttaattaaatatttttaaattatacaattttattactaaatttttcaaaaatgtatacactttttttagaaaattataaaaatttagtcgtaaaatcattattttcttatatatctacaaattttataaatattgtttaattttaatttttggtaattatgcaacttttacagatttatttaatatatttaattaaaataaatagatagaaaatctatctaagattataatttcaaatatacatgcatattcttaaatataatttttatgtttaattaaatcacatttatattaaaatattgatacgaaaaaaaaattacaatattaataaaaatttattttaaaatataatttatatttatttattaaaaaatattttaaatttttttactgcacatggtgcaggaagacACCTGGTAAAAATGTAATAGTAATGAATAATCTTTATTTAGGGGATAAGGAAAAATCATTCAAAAATACTCATGTAATAATGGGTATCCTGTTATCGATTAAGCATAGTAGTTTACGCTTTAAATGcagtaaatatatatagatttagcATTAATTAGTTTGAAATCGATTTAGATATCTGTTGTTTTAATTGACAAAAGAAAATGCTTGAAGTTAGGATTAGGAAGTTTTCAATGGCATTACAATGtaattaaaaagatattttaagggtaaatttatatttgtaactcaattttataatatagatgatGTTAGGCAAAGAAATgattagtattttaatttttggtctcATAATGCATGTAgtactaaaaaaatttaaatatagttatattaaaataatgaaattatcaatatctatttttctttcataaactttaaatttatgaAATAGTAAGATAATTAAGTATTATATTTATcgagtaaataaaataaatattatcattATCTCAATTCAATTCCTTTTTAATACAATTATCagtcaaaatttaaatttacattgTTAATTgcttaaatgttatttttttttaaagtattttgatGCATGTTATTTGTTTAAAGAGACAAAGAGGATTAAAAGAGGTAAATATTCACTTTCTTACACTATTTTATTGCCTGAAATATTTGATAATAGTTACATTTCCATAGTTTTATAGATTACATTGATgtttaaaagacaaaaataaaactaaaaagtcGGAAAGATAAAAATGAGgaagaatatgaaaaataatttatcatattaGTCTTTAAATTATATATCTGCAAGAGGGTTATGTTCGCATGCACAGATAAAGAACgtagttttttattataatttgtgTCGTCAAATATAAGTTCTAATATTATGTGTGCAAGtgatttttaatcaataatttatagattgtaaatacttgatgaattaaatacatatttttctctaagtataaagttatttttatatgatgattttgttaaatattttttaaatttagtaaTATAAATTTGTAAGCTTTAAGGGTCGACGTGTAATGATAAGGACGCATATGATTGGCCAGTCGGCGTGTAAGATCGTCCACGTGGCGCATTCTTAAGAAGGAAGCAGCGAATACAAAATTGGCAATGTATTTGTATTGTACTCGCGATGACCAAAGTCTTGGAATACTCTCTCCGccttaatatttcaaatttggcCGGCCTCTTcactttctccttctctcttccTTTACGGACCCAAATCTAactctcttttgtctctctctccttctgtCTCTGTGTTCGAGATTCAGTTGAGATGATTTCCTTTGTTGGTAGAGCTCTGTTCGTCTCCGTCTTTCTTCTCTCCGCATGGCAAGAGTATGCAATTTTCTTCCACTCCTAGATCTGCTCTTGTTACTCTCATTTCAAAATCTGCTTTTGTATtcttgagagaaaaaaaaatcaaaatctgtgtctaatatatcaaaagaataaataaattatggctATCTAGACATGAATCATAGCTGAGTTAGTTTTGGGGAAAGTAGAAGAATGTTGTAAAGAAAACATATGGATTGTTGATGGTGTTggatttatttatgatttttttttcttaattagcTCCAAAGATTTGCTCTTTCTCTAATAGTTGAATTGATCTTTTCATATTTCAGTTGACTCTCTTCGCTTCGGTTCTATTTAATTAACCTCTTCTTTCTCTGGAGCAGGTTCAATGAATTTGGGGATAATGGAGGCCGAGCAGCTAAATCTCTAAGACCAAAGTTCAATGCTTTTGTTAGTCACGTAACAACTCATACTGGCCAGCAATTGCCACCGGTCGATGTAAGTGCCTTCTTCATGTCTAGtcaacaacaaccaaaaaatttAATCTCTGATTGAGTCTTGTTGTTTTCTTTGCAGACGAAGCTTCTTGTTGCTGCTGCTATAGCCTTAAAGGGTATTGGTGGACTTTTGTTCGTTTCTGGCAGCTCCTTGGGAGCATATCTCCTAGTATGTAGCAACTGTTCCTTTATTgaaatattagtatatttttCATCGGTTTTATCTTAAATGAAGagaaaaaacatgttttaacgCTACGAAATATGGTTGCAGCTTCTTCATCAAGCTGTTGCCACCCCGATTCTTTACGATTTCTACAACTACGATGTTGAGAGAAAGGAATTTAGCCAACTGTTTTCCAAGTTTACTCAGGTTAGCAAACTTGGTTTCTGAAACAAATATGTTAGTTCCATATTCAATCTTTTATCATGCATGATCTGAGACTTTTCTATTATGTGTTCTTAATTTGACTCTTCAGAGCGTGGCACTCGTTGGTGCACTACTCTTCTTTATTGGAATGAAGAACTCGAGGAGACATGGTAGGCAACTCCGGAGGAAGGCTCCAAAAGCTAAAGCAAACTGAAGATAGAGGAATGTTTTCATCGTTTTCTCTTTTTCAGCTTTTGTAGCACAATCTGTTCTGTATTTTGAGATTTCTGTTTTGGAATCCAGACATCGGTTTAAAGATGTATGCGATGAGGCAAAAATCTGCAAATCATTTTTGCTTTATTAtattgacactttttcacactttcGGTTCTCTTAGAGAGAGACCATTTCATTTTCGGATTTAGACTAAATTAATGTGACTCATGCTTTTGGTTGTGGAATTGCCATCAGCTCAACAACCTCATGAAAATTCATTCGCTTGCTGAAAATTCGCTGCACAGTTCCATTCACAGAGCCTCCTTTTCAGGACTACTAACCCACAAACTGGCAAGTAATAATATGAATTTGCAATAGAATTTTGTAAAACCAACAAGCTCTCgtagctcagttggttagagcACCCGTTTAGTAAGCGGGAGTTCTCGAGTCTTTTtgatccccccccccccccccctaagTTTTCACAACAAGCGTCACAGTCAAAAAAATCCACAAGAAACCACAAGTTTCTGGAGTTTATGTGCATTTTATTGAAATACAACCCAAGACAAAGAGTAAAGCTTTTACACTTGCCAAACGGAAGAATCCTAAAACCAAGTGGATTAGATATCTCTCTAAATTCTCAAGTACCAAACATAATATGTAATGTAATGGAGAGTTTAAGCAGCAGGAGGCCTGAGTTCTTGATCACGAGAGGTATCACGAACGGATTGAGGCAAGTAATGCCACATTGGCATGTAACCATAGCTCGGATAAACAGCCATCTTGTTCTGATTAAATGGCGCTGGAATCTGAGGCATGAACCCTGTAGATGGAACCATCATAGACTTCAACTGTTGTTCCGTCTTCTCCTTCTCCGCCTTCAAGGCTTGCTTCTCCTCCCTCAGCTCATTCTTCTCAGCCTATAAGTCAAAACCAAATCTTTACTCTCGTTCCATAGACTAAGGTTCTTGGAATTGAGGAGAAAGTGAACCAACCTTGAGACTCTTGATCTCTTCTAAGAGCTTCTGATTAGTTTCTTCAAGCTCATGAGCTTCATCTCTGAGTTGATTCAAGACACGGATCGCATCATCGAGTATAGCCGGTTTATCGGTCTTCGGAGTCCTCCCAGGCTCTAAAACGGAGCTCAAATCCATGAACCTAAAGACACAAACCCAGTTTTAGACAATTCAAACTACAAAATTAATAAGTTTTAAACAAATTGTACTTGTCATTTAGCTTCTCCCTCCTCAATCTCTCACGACAAGCTTTGGTTCCTCCTGGTCTGACACAAGATCCAGTCCTTCCCCTATCAACACCCACCACAGATTCTTATCAAACACAATCAAGATCACACAAAGTTTGGATTTTTAAAAAGCTTACCGCTTTCTGGAGCATTCCTCATCTACATGTTCTTGTTCTTGCTTAACAGCTCCACCAGATGAGCTAGAGTTAACAACTACTTCATCTTCCTGCACAGTTCCACAATCATTTGGCCCACCAAAGTTACGAAACTGCCCTGGCTCTTGCGTTAAAACTCCACCGTACGATGTCAAATCTCCAATGCTGAAAACTTGTTCTGGGTCGCTCTGTAGATTGACACCGTATGACCCAAAATCTGGGAAGGTACCTGCTTGATCAGGCTGCAAATCTACACCAAACTGTGTGTAATCATCGAGTTCTGCTCCATTTCTGCTGAAACAGACATCTCTCTCATTCATCAAATGAGAAATGGAATCATCAAATCAACAAATCAATTTAACAGCTTAAACCGAATCAACAACGTtgttaaacaataaaaaaaaaatagattcgGGTTCGTCAAATTAACATCAAAATACACAATTAATCTCCTACAAATAGGGAAAAACATCATCTCACAGAAATTGAATTGATCATCTGAGAAATAAAAAGCCTGGGTATTTATGTTACAAGCAAATTTCGATAAATCAAAATAGAAAACAACAGAATCgattaaaaaaagagataaaGGAAGAACCTTTGATCGAAGCAAAAGAAATCAGAGACGAAATCTTCATCGTCAAGAGAAGGATACATCTGAATCTCAGGAACACAGATTTGAAGATTTGGGAATGCTTCGAGAGAGATGGACGCCAATGTCGGaggaaaattataattattacaGATTTAAAAAATCGAGTGATGCCAAGGAGATGATGATAAGAATGGTGGGAACAATATTCTACGATTTGATATTAGTGGAAAATTAAAGGaaggattatttattttttttaacttaaaattCTTATTCGGGAAAAGACAAATCGCGTCCAAAGAGTATTGAATCGGAATCAAAACGATATATCTGTCTTAATGACTGGATGTGGGGCTATTATCAGCCGGTATTTTGGAATTTGTTGCCATTTGCActttttcttgttaatttttGCTTTTCTTACTTCGATTTAATTGAGTGTTACAGACCGCGACACCCGATTAGAATAAGCGATGTTCAACTTTTGTGATAACCAAATCAACTCAGTCATCAAACTTCACAGACAAACATTGACATATCCCAAAATGAATTGATTAATACTGAGAATGGAGAAAACGGATACGCGTTGCGGATCCATCCAGCTGATCAAACGTTTCGAGTGGTACAAGTGTGGATCAAGCTGATATAGTGGTTGAAAACATATGTTTGAATGATACAAATAGATAAAGTGACCTAAAGTACTGTACaagtttaaattaatatatatatatatataattataatactatttatttcataattaaaatagttattttaaaaatatttttataaagaaataataaattattcacaatataatattttttccgtttcatattgtaagtagttttagggaaatgtttttgtttcaaaatataagtagttttcgtatttctaggtaacttttacatttattgaatacagtgtgaccaatcaaattaaatagacttattttttattggttaaattatatctaatctatttattataaaatacttatattatgaaacgAAGAGAATATAAATTAAGGGGATTTgccaaaaatactatttttcttGTACCCTATTTCATTTCTACTTTAACCAactttaccattaaaattttaataaggAAAAAACTTTTATACCCCTAACTAATTAAACCTAAAACTATTCTTTTCTTCCCCAAGATTTCTTCAAATCTCATATCCAAAATGAACGATACCAGTGATCAAATTCGACGAATCAGACGATGTTGACGAGTTCTCCGGCAAAAATTCTGACTAGTTGTACGGCGAGATCAGACGACGCTGATGAGCTCAAACGAACAAGACGAGTTCCCGGCGAGATTTACAAACGCTGAAGAGTTTCCGACGAGATCTGACTACGAGTTTTCCGGCGAGATCTGACGATGACGAGGTCTCCGACGAAGCTGGCAGACTCTACAAGCTCAGACGAACGAGGCGATCTCTTTCCCTACGCCTAAGAAACGCTAACAAAGGTAAGATGTTAATTAGGAATGTCAAACAGGTTGATCCGTCCCATCCTGTCCCATATCGCAGTGGGTTCGTCTTCGAGCGGGCCAGGCCCACGCGGGCTGCGGTCCTCAAAATGGCTGACCAAACCCATACCGCAAAACATGTAGGCCTTTGCGGATCGGCCCGCGGGACATAGAATTACAAACGGACATATGACTCCTGAACgcttcaagacatgattcaggACGCTTCATCGGTTTCATGATGTATCAGTTAGTGAGTTTAGTCAAGGATTGAACTGGATAAGGCAATACACTTGTTAGTTGAAGATTTTAGTTGGATCAAAACActagtttatttacttttgttagactccaaacattttaaaaataaacaatactttAGTTGTTGAATCCAAATATTATaactcataagttcataacaaatgctttagttttctgaatccaaaattaaataaaaccaacaccaaatcaaagatgTTATtcccaaaaacaaataaaaagaaaacaccaatcacacttcttgttcttcatctttatcaccaacaagcgacaaaaagatgaagatttctcttcttcaccatcaacttcatcttctgcaaataagaataatagaagtcatttaaagatatattgaaacctaaaaCTCTAAAATGTATGATAATGTGAACAAATACATATATGCAAAACTATGAAGAACCCATTGCGGGAActagatcttcttcttcggtggaaagtgagttttcaaatttcttatGATGACTCGAAGAAGCTCCACCGGTGCAGATCGAAGGCGCTTGGGAGACCGGAAGCATCATCGACCCTGAACCCACCATCACCGGAGCTACATAACGTTGAATCgcct
Protein-coding regions in this window:
- the LOC106390748 gene encoding transcription factor bHLH104 isoform X1, with the translated sequence MYPSLDDEDFVSDFFCFDQSRNGAELDDYTQFGVDLQPDQAGTFPDFGSYGVNLQSDPEQVFSIGDLTSYGGVLTQEPGQFRNFGGPNDCGTVQEDEVVVNSSSSGGAVKQEQEHVDEECSRKRGRTGSCVRPGGTKACRERLRREKLNDKFMDLSSVLEPGRTPKTDKPAILDDAIRVLNQLRDEAHELEETNQKLLEEIKSLKAEKNELREEKQALKAEKEKTEQQLKSMMVPSTGFMPQIPAPFNQNKMAVYPSYGYMPMWHYLPQSVRDTSRDQELRPPAA
- the LOC106390748 gene encoding transcription factor bHLH104 isoform X2 is translated as MYPSLDDEDFVSDFFCFDQRNGAELDDYTQFGVDLQPDQAGTFPDFGSYGVNLQSDPEQVFSIGDLTSYGGVLTQEPGQFRNFGGPNDCGTVQEDEVVVNSSSSGGAVKQEQEHVDEECSRKRGRTGSCVRPGGTKACRERLRREKLNDKFMDLSSVLEPGRTPKTDKPAILDDAIRVLNQLRDEAHELEETNQKLLEEIKSLKAEKNELREEKQALKAEKEKTEQQLKSMMVPSTGFMPQIPAPFNQNKMAVYPSYGYMPMWHYLPQSVRDTSRDQELRPPAA